Proteins encoded in a region of the Bactrocera tryoni isolate S06 chromosome 4, CSIRO_BtryS06_freeze2, whole genome shotgun sequence genome:
- the LOC120773747 gene encoding uncharacterized protein LOC120773747 isoform X2, with the protein MMARWLLVNKRTITVVVICVFVLLQSQNGESAPTHHLAVSVEGNTPTLIVTSAEIGITPKITHTMRTTPTHHETETAAEVARVATERSTEMERVGKGNAPKLKGKSQKLQYEKKWQYMLKAKDRSKEKGTSRLDERNPTTAAAIKADHVAPLPRKVDNAAPIAATPRQNTETTKNTITTYKSAHRFQENEPVPADTKENMTVSSTGSLASASVIIADKPAEVGGDVAAHKVSAPVARVSATPGNLPQSTEVTTKPTDNAADNNAGVTAFGGAEATRKTTLAEQVTATPTFFELHDTTAAATTTTPGNGGAKKPISTTTANLPMIAIQIETLPKAITVTTMSPATTTMITETVTSGPAAGSTSEATTAVPTTELPITENVGDVSQSGPAMSTSSNVNPTVVTTVIERSFGNVGDNLSPSPHPLISSANQIVKQVAPLLASTPTSTDTANSETSFIFTTTVIPSALAMATTKQVPTMQTIQKVNTDSGIIFIDDVPDNRDDRSHDEEYRTKATLLHDEAVIARHGEIKESARHGGSVKDSGGIIKLIDLEKHDLKSISKTKQFLGSNKSSTSGDDDEDGHDGVKKTRKKQLTDKHYLPVVDMNVSVESLVENITTAGGIKAKQEIQTATTGNIKNENKNYDNRGGNSEVLSTKTPQLDSTLALGDHTGSPTEVSPSFLHHQLVEKPRTTVPILKPVHNGYLGPILMEEKRFTVVQTNKKAQHHHETSIESQLRNGCIVEILAPTSLLEQSTVKPSKVRTFGEAAHKVSTATTTPAPPRAPVAIVSATADHNMPMLSTTVFEVPESMSSTTRLPLSEKSAKQPAIFSTPKDTNNDRTESKISDIQVEVYDSTVDSIVASTNFKDSDGFYALPPETEADLHGGTTKPPVVQQERFTQYVVDRADYATQESSATPQLNIASGKPEPAAIEIHINVSEGIGNESEDLEFSYRQPDYTGSNSKPNTVEELMAKTAKAISMKPLISSIQARHNESSTHENVERGDEILVVEIIDTGDNSTEGTLSAENINPIFTFRSDSESDVELKDIKYITPEVKVKPPQISDELFLADLKKDDSLPKPPLPPPPPPRKPTIDRDSDTIFYISNTEVKVGESLPTTNTNYEQQQQQKQQQQKLRKTRLENQFFPANYLASTHPNAARIDEHLAPQQIRYEEDIILSPVRNTADSLKILRSQGDGAPPLDVTYVGESVMEVEQSSGGGSGSSTTISTAAATSAPSQMPDVIIQPAILPEMSIGVPVIGELPPQIELKEIDFMPDEANQQHSGMYENNMLEDNGNGNGNDVDRLSESSIQYGGDLIDESVGGGGFDGVEGSYPFGNPAALAHNKAHHDADYAHFTVNHGISNLRKDELSVDIAGSGEVMAGLPAAPSLNNLENGELKELIARSGNETFPLPMLANGSYVGLTPVTERMSNATAYSVMEEPNVFEEVFKNHYKLAAGIFVVLLTIILTLSLTGIMWFFYTKFSRSPNASNTNQTNGNVANGKNGGDDGKAQEESTIDTTTLIPKQPVPSSIENLSNGKIVNAISNREQHSLIGEANATKPSITTSCAGKNTCNGASDVTAVATVNEKPDDLLLLAAECYTATPTTTAMPSPLKPRDNNKSKTQANLSNNSVQENFTRPNGSVTKMTLKNNHLIVETEERHDISRVARETKMHYNNSEKDGVFVVEVARGVDSKSMPGSPISEEPRPIYEGMPVAAAATILRTEDEKILRNHEEIQIHQPPPEAMQHQFPNFIEEVTERSLHQIVELEEPALSPNLVRDDATAEEKSNLVHNSNTGLSQSDLSSTSSTDSNKRYSYGNQELYIIESAPYVTASPSSNLPLVRPTAHNVGEDDDHRSENGHSLENSPGAQGNGTTTMANDSAHYNEVSKNEQNKENIFTESNMKASHVSEGLSKANVPEISSDSGQMTPTDPETEVETTATSTEGIVEVVKEEEKPEISLQIETTQSTEQDENVKTDIRTEDTARNDNSNEDLGETCINNNNILECTNQVETINNTEPNTLHQSSDIVVDEEPEEGIQISPKFGEDEESVTNINVAHPSFPQPILSNYGYDSIISLPDPPSNEEIKQLADFAGLENNQLDSLPPPSPPPPPIAADLNDNNTNVDSKAKAVDSSTIDDAHDATPTQLKLKQLLYNNSIETSANEFCQAVVTNGNNHVTTNGNLIGNANSSHTDLNGHEMTNGHDVNLELSPNDESNAAGTVPETPLTPPESPSLASPVHYTNSMSAINGMHGVNRGICGGPMPVAVDVNGS; encoded by the exons ATGATGGCGAGGTGGCTATTGGTGAACAAAAGGACAATAACCGTTGTGGTAATTTGcgtgtttgttttgttgcaaTCGCAAAATGGCGAGAGTGCACCTACGCACCACTTGGCCGTCAGCGTGGAAGGCAACACACCCACGCTCATAGTAACTTCGGCGGAAattggcataacgccaaaaaTTACGCACACTATGAGGACCACACCAACGCATCATGAGACAGAGACAGCCGCAGAAGTTGCGAGGGTGGCGACAGAACGAAGCACCGAAATGGAGCGTGTCGGCAAAGGCAACGCACCAAAGCTGAAGGGGAAATCGCAAAAACTGCAGTATGAAAAGAAGTGGCAATATATGTTGAAGGCGAAGGATAGAAGCAAGGAAAAAGGTACAAGTCGGCTGGATGAACGCAACCCTACCACGGCGGCGGCAATCAAAGCAGATCATGTCGCTCCGTTGCCTCGAAAAGTCGATAATGCAGCTCCAATCGCTGCTACCCCAAGACAAAATACTGAAACtacaaaaaacacaataacaacatatAAAAGTGCACATCGCTTTCAGGAAAATGAGCCAGTTCCGGCTGATACCAAGGAAAACATGACAGTGTCAAGCACCGGCTCATTGGCCTCGGCGAGCGTCATCATTGCCGATAAGCCAGCAGAAGTTGGCGGCGATGTCGCCGCACACAAGGTAAGTGCACCAGTCGCCAGAGTGTCTGCAACACCTGGCAACCTGCCACAATCAACTGAGGTGACAACAAAGCCAACCGACAACGCGGCTGATAACAATGCGGGCGTAACGGCATTCGGTGGTGCTGAGGCGACACGAAAAACTACTCTGGCAGAACAAGTGACTGCCACACCGACATTCTTCGAGTTACATGACACCACAGCCgccgctacaacaactacaCCGGGGAATGGAGGAGCAAAAAAGCCAATCTCGACGACAACAGCGAATCTGCCGATGATTGCAATCCAAATTGAAACGCTGCCAAAGGCGATAACGGTAACGACTATGTCgccagctacaacaacaatgattaCTGAAACAGTAACCAGCGGACCTGCTGCCGGCAG TACAAGtgaagcaacaacagcagtacCAACCACCGAACTTCCAATAACTGAAAATGTTGGCGATGTCAGTCAAAGTGGTCCGGCAATGTCAACATCATCCAACGTTAACCCCACTGTCGTCACTACAGTAATTGAAAGGAGTTTCGGGAACGTCGGCGACAATCTTTCACCATCGCCCCACCCACTCATAAGCAGCGCAAACCAAATAGTGAAACAAGTCGCGCCATTACTTGCCAGCACACCAACAAGCACCGATACTGCGAATAGCGAAACCTCCTTCATATTCACTACAACAGTGATACCATCCGCACTAGCCATGGCTACAACGAAACAAGTGCCAACAATGCAAACAATACAAAAGGTGAACACCGATAGTGGCATAATATTTATTGATGATGTGCCTGATAACCGCGACGACAGAAGCCATGATGAGGAATATAGGACGAAGGCAACGTTATTGCACGATGAAGCCGTTATTGCTAGACATGGAGAAATTAAGGAATCAGCAAGACATGGCGGTAGTGTAAAGGATAGTGGGGGCATTATAAAACTTATTGACTTGGAAAAACATGATTTAAAATCGATTTCGAAGACAAAACAATTCCTTGGTAGCAACAAAAGTAGCACATCAGGCGACGACGACGAAGACGGTCATGATGGTGTGAAGAAAACAAGGAAAAAGCAACTCACGGATAAGCATTACTTACCGGTTGTTGATATGAATGTGAGCGTTGAATCGCTTGTCGAAAATATTACGACCGCTGGTGGTATAAAAGCAAAACAGGAAATACAAACAGCCACAACGGGTAATATTaagaacgaaaacaaaaactatgACAACCGCGGTGGAAATAGCGAGGTGTTATCGACAAAAACGCCACAGCTGGATTCTACACTGGCGCTTGGAGACCATACTGGCAGCCCTACTGAAGTCTCACCGTCCTTCTTACACCACCAACTAGTCGAAAAACCTAGGACAACTGTACCTATTCTGAAGCCAGTACACAATGGTTACTTAGGACCTATTTTAATGGAAGAGAAACGCTTCACTGTTGTACAGACTAATAAGAAAGCTCAGCATCATCACGAGACCTCAATAGAATCACAGCTACGTAATGGTTGCATTGTAGAAATACTTGCGCCGACCTCGCTGCTGGAGCAGTCCACAGTAAAGCCTTCAAAAGTGAGAACATTTGGCGAAGCAGCACATAAAGTATCAACAGCTACCACAACCCCAGCACCGCCTCGAGCGCCAGTCGCCATTGTGTCTGCCACTGCGGATCACAACATGCCAATGCTTTCGACGACCGTTTTTGAAGTTCCCGAATCTATGAGCAGCACTACGCGATTGCCATTGAGTGAGAAATCTGCAAAACAACCCGCAATCTTCAGTACCCCAAAGGACACAAACAACGACCGCACGGAATCAAAAATATCCGACATTCAAGTGGAAGTGTATGACTCGACCGTGGATTCTATAGTGGCATCTACAAATTTCAAAGATAGTGACGGCTTTTATGCTCTGCCACCGGAAACTGAGGCGGACTTGCACGGTGGCACCACCAAGCCCCCAGTTGTGCAGCAAGAGCGCTTTACTCAATATGTTGTTGATCGAGCTGATTACGCTACACAGGAGTCCAGTGCCACGCCTCAACTGAACATAGCATCCGGAAAACCTGAGCCAGCCGCTATCGAGATACATATTAATGTATCCGAGGGTATTGGAAATGAAAGTGAAGATCTGGAATTTTCATATCGACAGCCGGATTACACGGGTAGCAACTCAAAACCGAACACAGTGGAGGAACTGATGGCGAAAACTGCAAAGGCCATATCGATGAAGCCACTTATTTCCAGCATTCAGGCTCGACATAATGAGTCCAGCACTCATGAAAATGTTGAACGTGGCGATGAGATTTTAGTGGTGGAGATAATCGATACGGGTGACAACAGCACGGAAGGTACTTTGAGTGCAGAGAATATTAATCCGATATTCACATTTCGCTCCGACTCTGAGTCTGACGTAGAGTTGAAAGATATAAAATACATAACACCCGAAGTAAAAGTGAAACCCCCACAAATATCCGATGAGTTATTCTTAGCAGACTTGAAAAAGGATGATTCGTTGCCCAAGCCGCCACTGCCACCACCTCCGCCACCACGTAAGCCGACCATAGATCGCGATTCGGacactattttttatatttccaataCTGAGGTAAAAGTTGGCGAATCTCTTCCCAccacaaatacaaattatgaacagcagcaacaacaaaaacagcagcaacagaagTTACGAAAGACAAGACTAGAGAACCAGTTCTTTCCAGCAAACTATTTAGCAAGTACTCATCCGAATGCAGCTAGAATTGATGAACATCTAGCGCCCCAACAAATACGCTATGAAGAAGACATCATTCTATCACCTGTACGTAATACCGCCGATTCACTGAAGATTTTACGTAGCCAAGGCGACGGCGCACCTCCATTGGACGTCACGTATGTTGGTGAATCCGTAATGGAAGTGGAGCAATCCTCAGGCGGCGGCTCCGGCTCCAGCACTACTATCTCAACAGCCGCTGCCACCTCTGCGCCTTCGCAGATGCCAGACGTAATCATACAGCCTGCCATTTTGCCAGAAATGTCGATTGGCGTGCCGGTGATAGGTGAGTTGCCGCCGCAAATTGAACTCAAGGAAATCGATTTCATGCCCGACGAAGCAAACCAGCAGCATTCAGGCATGTATGAGAACAACATGCTGGAGGATAATGGCAATGGGAATGGCAATGACGTTGATAGACTCTCCGAGTCCTCCATACAGTACGGCGGCGATCTGATAGATGAGAGTGTTGGTGGCGGCGGCTTTGATGGAGTCGAAGGCTCGTACCCATTCGGCAATCCGGCGGCCTTGGCTCACAATAAAGCACACCATGACGCAGACTATGCGCACTTCACGGTGAATCATGGCATAAGTAATTTGCGGAAGGATGAGTTGAGCGTGGATATAGCGGGCTCCGGTGAAGTAATGGCTGGCCTACCTGCTGCACCGTCACTCAATAATCTGGAGAATGGTGAACTAAAGGAGCTGATAGCTCGAAGCGGCAATGAGACGTTCCCCCTACCAATGCTTGCGAACGGTAGTTATGTTGGATTAACGCCAGTTACGGAGCGTATGAGTAATGCCACCGCTTACTCAGTGATGGAGGAACCAAATGTATTCGAAGAAG tatttaaaaaccactataagcTAGCTGCTGGAATCTTTGTTGTGCTGTTGACAATCATTTTGACTCTATCTTTAACGGGCATTATGTG GTTCTTCTATACAAAGTTTTCTCGTTCACCGAATGCTTCCAACACCAATCAAACCAATGGAAATGTAGCAAATGGAAAAAATGGTGGTGACGACGGAAAAGCACAAGAAGAG TCCACAATCGACACTACGACCTTAATACCGAAACAACCGGTGCCGTCCTCCATCGAAAACCTCAGTAATGGAAAGATCGTCAATGCGATATCCAATAGAGAACAACATTCGTTAATAGGCGAAGCCAATGCCACCAAACCGTCCATCACGACCAGTTGTGCCGGAAAAAATACGTGTAATGGTGCAAGCGACGTCACTGCCGTCGCCACTGTCAATGAGAAACCAGATGACCTGTTGCTGTTGGCGGCTGAATGCTACACTGCAACACCAACTACAACCGCAATGCCATCACCTTTAAAGCCCAGGGATAACAATAAGTCGAAAACTCAGGCCAATCTATCAAACAACTCCGTCCAAGAGAACTTTACACGTCCTAATGGCTCTGTCACGAAGATGACTTTGAAAAACAATCACCTGATCGTTGAGACTGAAGAGCGACAC GACATTTCACGGGTTGCCCGAGAAACCAAAATGCATTATAATAACTCCGAGAAGGATGGTGTTTTCGTCGTTGAAGTTGCACGGGGCGTCGACTCCAAAAGCATGCCCGGCAGCCCTATCAGCGAAGAGCCCCGTCCAATCTATGAAGGAATGCCGGTAGCTGCAGCCGCAACCATTCTGCGAACAGAGGATGAAAAGATATTGCGGAATCATGAGGAGATACAAATCCACCAACCTCCACCAGAGGCTATGCAACAtcaatttccaaattttatagAGGAAGTTACCGAACGTAGTTTGCATCAGATCGTGGAATTGGAAGAGCCGGCTCTATCACCAAACTTGGTAAGAGATGATGCAACTGCAGAAGAGAAATCTAACCTCGTACACAATTCCAATACCGGTTTGTCCCAATCCGATTTGAGCTCTACATCGTCCACTGACTCCAACAAACGCTATTCATATGGCAACCAAGAGCTCTACATCATTGAATCAGCACCATATGTGACCGCGTCACCATCCTCGAATTTGCCACTCGTACGTCCAACCGCTCACAATGTGGGCGAGGATGATGACCATAGGTCAGAAAATGGACATAGTTTAGAGAATTCTCCCGGTGCGCAAGGAAATGGCACTACTACGATGGCCAATGACAGCGCCCACTATAATGAAGTGTCCAAAAatgagcaaaataaagaaaacatatttacGGAGAGTAATATGAAAGCATCTCATGTGAGTGAAGGCCTGTCGAAGGCTAATGTACCCGAGATTTCGTCGGATAGCGGACAGATGACGCCAACAGACCCAGAAACAGAGGTAGAGACTACCGCTACTAGCACAGAAGGGATTGTTGAAGTAGTAAAGGAAGAGGAAAAACCAgaaatcagccttcaaattgAAACTACGCAGTCTACCGAACAGGACGAAAATGTAAAAACAGATATTCGCACAGAAGACACAGCAAGAAATGATAACTCAAATGAGGACTTAGGTGAGACTtgtattaacaacaacaatatattagAGTGTACGAACCAGGTGGAAACCATAAATAACACCGAGCCCAACACACTACATCAAAGCTCCGATATTGTTGTGGATGAAGAACCTGAAGAAGGTATACAGATTTCgcccaaatttggtgaagatgaAGAAAGCGTAACGAATATTAATGTAGCTCATCCCTCATTTCCACAACCAATACTTTCCAATTATGGCTACGATAGTATCATTAGCTTACCTGATCCACCATCCAACGAGGAGATAAAGCAATTAGCCGACTTCGCCGGCTTAGAGAATAATCAATTAGACTCTTTGCCACCACCGtcaccaccaccgccaccaaTTGCCGCTGATTTAAATGACAACAACACGAACGTAGACAGTAAGGCAAAAGCCGTCGACTCATCTACCATCGACGACGCACACGACGCCACTCCGACTCAGTTGAAATTGAAACAACTTTTATACAACAACTCCATAGAAACATCAGCAAACGAGTTTTGTCAAGCGGTAGTGACAAACGGTAACAACCACGTCACAACCAACGGCAATCTCATAGGTAACGCAAATTCTTCTCATACCGACTTGAACGGCCACGAAATGACTAACGGGCATGATGTCAATTTGGAGCTGAGTCCCAACGACGAAAGCAATGCAGCTGGCACGGTGCCAGAAACTCCACTCACTCCACCGGAATCACCATCACTCGCCTCACCCGTACACTACACGAACAGCATGAGTGCAATTAATGGCATGCACGGGGTTAACAGGGGCATTTGTGGCGGGCCAATGCCTGTTGCCGTAGACGTCAATGGTAGTTAA